In Coprothermobacter sp., one DNA window encodes the following:
- a CDS encoding phosphoribosylaminoimidazolesuccinocarboxamide synthase, with protein MTRRELLYEGKAKRVYGTDDPTRCIIEFKDDATAFNGVKKGTIADKGIMNNEMSSYLFTMLAAAGVANHFIQRLSDREMLVRRVQIIPLEVIVRNIAAGSMSKRLGIAEGTLLAEPVVEFSFKDDELGDPLVNEDHIRALGAATDAEVAALRRLALEVNGLLQERFAAAGITLVDFKLEFGRADGVILLADEISPDTCRFWDSATGKKLDKDRFRRNLGAVEEGYHEVLGRLLTGRGQ; from the coding sequence ATGACACGCAGGGAACTGTTGTACGAGGGCAAGGCCAAGCGGGTGTACGGCACGGACGATCCGACGCGCTGCATCATCGAGTTCAAGGACGATGCCACGGCGTTCAACGGCGTCAAGAAGGGGACGATCGCGGACAAGGGGATCATGAACAATGAGATGTCCTCGTACCTGTTCACCATGCTCGCGGCAGCCGGCGTCGCCAATCATTTCATCCAGCGTCTGAGCGACCGGGAGATGCTCGTGCGGCGGGTGCAGATCATCCCGCTCGAGGTGATCGTGCGCAATATCGCCGCAGGGTCGATGAGCAAGCGTCTGGGTATTGCGGAAGGGACACTGCTTGCTGAACCGGTCGTCGAGTTCAGCTTCAAGGATGATGAGCTGGGAGATCCCTTGGTGAACGAGGACCATATCCGGGCGCTGGGCGCGGCCACGGACGCCGAAGTGGCGGCCCTCCGACGGCTGGCGCTGGAAGTGAACGGACTGCTTCAGGAGCGCTTTGCCGCCGCCGGCATCACTCTGGTCGACTTCAAGCTGGAGTTCGGGCGTGCAGACGGGGTGATCCTCCTTGCAGACGAGATCTCGCCGGATACCTGCCGCTTCTGGGACAGCGCGACGGGGAAGAAACTGGACAAGGACCGCTTTCGTCGCAACCTGGGTGCGGTCGAGGAGGGCTATCATGAGGTCCTCGGGCGCCTGCTGACCGGGAGGGGGCAATGA
- a CDS encoding phosphoribosylformylglycinamidine cyclo-ligase, whose amino-acid sequence MQRDSYQQAGVDITAGDRAVELMRTAVASTVTPGVLGDIGGFGGCFQPNLTGVAEPVLVSGTDGVGTKLKIAFMTGRHDTVGIDCVAMCANDVAAMGADPLFFLDYIALGRLVPERVAEVVGGVAAGCCQAHCALVGGETAEMPGFYPVDEYDLAGFCVGLVDRGHIVDGHTVRAGDILVGLPSSGLHSNGFSLVRHIVFDQHLLDVGTYVPELGRTIGEELLQPTIIYVDAAARARAAAPVGGMAHITGGGLPGNIPRVVPQGLRVELDIRAWQAPPVFDWLTRLGKLEEQECYQTLNMGLGFVFIVPEASVDGVVKALTGEGARAVGRIVPGEPGVELCR is encoded by the coding sequence ATGCAACGGGATAGCTATCAGCAGGCGGGCGTGGATATCACTGCGGGCGACCGGGCGGTCGAGCTGATGCGGACGGCCGTCGCCTCGACAGTGACGCCCGGTGTCCTGGGGGACATCGGCGGGTTCGGGGGCTGCTTCCAGCCCAATCTGACAGGGGTCGCCGAACCAGTCCTCGTCTCGGGGACCGATGGGGTGGGGACCAAGCTCAAGATCGCCTTCATGACCGGCCGCCATGACACGGTGGGGATCGACTGTGTCGCGATGTGTGCCAACGACGTGGCAGCAATGGGGGCCGACCCGCTGTTCTTCCTGGACTACATCGCCCTTGGCCGGCTGGTGCCGGAGCGCGTCGCCGAGGTCGTGGGAGGGGTGGCGGCAGGCTGTTGCCAGGCGCACTGCGCGCTCGTGGGCGGCGAGACGGCCGAGATGCCGGGCTTCTATCCTGTCGACGAGTACGACCTTGCCGGGTTCTGTGTGGGACTGGTCGACCGAGGTCATATCGTCGACGGACACACGGTGCGTGCAGGTGATATCTTGGTCGGTCTCCCCTCGTCGGGACTGCACAGCAACGGCTTTTCGCTCGTGCGCCACATCGTGTTCGACCAGCACCTTCTGGACGTCGGCACGTATGTGCCCGAGCTCGGTCGTACAATTGGAGAGGAACTGCTCCAGCCGACGATCATCTACGTGGACGCGGCGGCGCGCGCCCGCGCAGCAGCCCCTGTCGGAGGGATGGCGCACATCACCGGGGGCGGACTCCCGGGCAACATCCCACGCGTCGTACCGCAAGGGCTGCGGGTGGAACTGGACATCCGTGCCTGGCAGGCGCCTCCCGTGTTCGACTGGCTGACGCGACTGGGCAAGCTCGAGGAGCAGGAGTGCTACCAGACGTTGAACATGGGTCTGGGGTTTGTGTTCATCGTGCCGGAGGCCTCCGTGGACGGCGTCGTCAAGGCTCTTACCGGCGAAGGGGCGCGTGCCGTGGGCCGCATCGTCCCCGGGGAACCAGGCGTGGAGCTGTGCCGATGA
- a CDS encoding phosphoribosylformylglycinamidine synthase produces the protein MKARVLVTPKKGIADPQGTAVEQALHALGFTDVSSVRIGKVIDLELPAGDRTAALAALTRMSEQLLANTVVEAYSCSIEGEDA, from the coding sequence ATGAAGGCCCGCGTCCTGGTCACCCCAAAGAAGGGCATCGCCGACCCTCAGGGGACGGCCGTGGAGCAGGCACTCCACGCGCTCGGGTTCACCGATGTCAGTTCGGTCCGTATCGGCAAGGTCATCGACCTGGAGCTTCCGGCGGGCGACCGCACGGCAGCACTTGCAGCACTCACGCGCATGAGTGAACAGCTTCTCGCCAATACGGTCGTCGAGGCGTATTCCTGCAGCATCGAAGGCGAGGACGCATGA
- a CDS encoding phosphoribosylformylglycinamidine synthase subunit PurL, whose protein sequence is MRLAGAERAARVGLTDTEYARIVELVGREPGELELDLFGVMWSEHCSYKTSRPLLRLFPTTGSAVLQGPGENAGIVDIGDGLAVVMKVESHNHPSAVEPYQGAATGSGGIIRDIFTMGARPVAMLDSLRFGDLGEARQRSLFRGVVKGIGDYDNCMGIPTVAGEVGFDDSYAGNCLVNAMCVGIIRHGDIKRGAATGVGNPVILVGATTGRDGIGGASFASVDLTAASQERKSAVQVGDPFLEKLLLEACLELFRTDAVVGIQDLGAAGLTSASCETAARGGVGIDLDVALVPRREDGMVPAEVMISESQERMLVIARQGGEEEVQRIFDKWGLNAAVIGLVTDDGMLTIRDGGAIVGRIPAKALAEQAPLRHPEAVRPAWQDDLLDLDVTSLQQQDDWTGTLTALLGTPTIASKEWVYRQYDSVVRTSTVVGPGSDAAVLRVDGTDRGIALTIDGPGRMCLLDPATGAAMAVAEAARNLVCSGARPLALTDCLNFGNPEKPEVFWQFSQAVVGMSDACRKLGIPVIGGNVSFYNETGASTIVPTPVVGMVGVLEDLGHICRQGFGEPGSVVVLLGVNTDELGGSEYVRLATGRTAGHVPLLDLEREKAVQELCLAGIRRGLIQSAHDVSDGGLAVTLAESCISGRTGADLSLPAGIRSDALLFGEAPSRIVVTVGAGDPQALVHMARETGVPLTVLGTTGGTLLNISVSGKPLIQVPVAALAAAWSGSLPRVMSV, encoded by the coding sequence ATGAGACTTGCCGGTGCTGAACGGGCTGCACGCGTCGGTCTCACGGACACGGAGTACGCGCGCATCGTCGAACTCGTCGGGCGCGAACCCGGAGAACTGGAGCTAGACCTTTTCGGCGTCATGTGGAGCGAGCATTGCAGCTACAAGACGTCGCGCCCTTTGCTGCGCCTCTTTCCCACGACGGGATCTGCCGTGCTTCAGGGGCCCGGCGAGAACGCCGGCATCGTCGATATCGGAGACGGGCTGGCGGTCGTCATGAAGGTCGAAAGCCACAACCACCCCTCTGCGGTCGAACCGTACCAGGGGGCGGCCACCGGTTCGGGCGGCATCATCCGGGACATCTTCACGATGGGAGCACGGCCCGTTGCCATGCTAGACTCGCTACGGTTCGGCGACCTTGGGGAGGCGCGGCAGCGCTCACTGTTCAGGGGCGTTGTGAAGGGGATCGGCGACTATGACAACTGCATGGGCATTCCGACGGTGGCGGGAGAGGTTGGGTTCGATGACTCCTACGCAGGCAATTGCCTGGTGAACGCGATGTGCGTGGGGATCATCAGGCACGGTGACATCAAGCGCGGCGCAGCCACAGGGGTCGGCAACCCCGTCATCCTCGTCGGCGCCACGACCGGCCGCGACGGCATAGGCGGCGCCAGCTTCGCCTCGGTGGACCTAACAGCCGCTTCGCAGGAACGCAAGTCCGCCGTTCAGGTGGGAGACCCGTTCCTCGAGAAGCTGTTGCTGGAGGCATGCCTGGAACTGTTCCGGACGGACGCGGTGGTCGGCATCCAAGACCTCGGTGCAGCAGGACTGACATCGGCAAGCTGCGAAACAGCGGCTCGGGGCGGCGTGGGGATCGATCTGGACGTTGCCCTGGTACCGCGCCGCGAGGACGGGATGGTCCCCGCCGAGGTCATGATCTCGGAATCGCAGGAGCGCATGCTGGTCATTGCACGCCAGGGGGGCGAAGAAGAAGTACAGCGCATCTTCGACAAGTGGGGCCTGAACGCCGCGGTCATCGGACTGGTCACGGACGATGGCATGCTGACCATCCGCGACGGAGGCGCCATCGTGGGACGGATCCCTGCCAAGGCGCTGGCGGAACAGGCGCCTCTCCGGCATCCCGAGGCGGTGCGTCCGGCATGGCAGGACGACCTGCTCGACCTGGACGTGACGAGCTTGCAGCAGCAGGACGACTGGACCGGCACGTTGACGGCGCTGCTGGGGACACCGACGATTGCCAGCAAGGAATGGGTCTACCGCCAGTACGACAGCGTCGTGCGCACGAGTACCGTCGTGGGTCCCGGCTCCGATGCGGCTGTCCTGCGTGTGGACGGGACAGACCGCGGCATCGCTCTGACGATCGACGGGCCGGGGCGGATGTGCCTGCTGGACCCGGCAACGGGCGCGGCCATGGCAGTCGCCGAGGCGGCACGGAACCTGGTGTGCAGCGGTGCAAGGCCGCTGGCCCTCACAGACTGTCTCAACTTCGGCAATCCCGAGAAGCCGGAGGTGTTCTGGCAGTTCAGCCAGGCGGTCGTCGGCATGAGCGACGCCTGTCGGAAGCTGGGGATCCCCGTGATCGGTGGCAACGTCAGCTTCTACAACGAAACAGGAGCGTCAACGATTGTACCCACGCCTGTCGTCGGCATGGTCGGCGTCCTCGAAGACCTTGGCCACATCTGCCGGCAGGGGTTTGGCGAACCGGGCAGTGTCGTGGTTCTGCTGGGTGTGAATACGGATGAGTTGGGCGGCAGTGAGTACGTCCGGCTGGCGACGGGCAGGACGGCCGGGCATGTTCCACTGCTCGATCTGGAGCGCGAGAAAGCAGTCCAGGAGCTGTGTCTGGCTGGGATACGCCGTGGGTTGATCCAGTCGGCGCATGACGTGAGCGATGGAGGCCTCGCGGTGACGCTTGCCGAGTCCTGCATCAGTGGGCGGACGGGGGCCGACCTCTCCCTGCCGGCCGGGATACGTTCCGATGCTCTTCTCTTCGGCGAGGCGCCGTCGCGGATTGTCGTCACCGTCGGCGCCGGCGACCCGCAAGCACTTGTGCATATGGCCCGCGAGACGGGGGTCCCGCTCACAGTGCTGGGGACGACAGGTGGAACATTGCTGAACATCAGTGTCTCAGGCAAACCACTCATCCAAGTGCCGGTCGCAGCTCTGGCGGCGGCCTGGAGCGGCTCACTGCCGCGGGTGATGAGCGTATGA
- the purE gene encoding 5-(carboxyamino)imidazole ribonucleotide mutase codes for MPQIVVVMGSDTDLPVLEPAFALLCSYPVTWEARVISAHRTPEAAQEFARGARSGGVQVIIAAAGKAAHLAGALAASTTLPVIGIPISTPGLGGLDALLATVQMPGGVPVATVGIDGAKNAALLALQIVGLGDARVAAQLVEEKRRLADEVGSKDKVVREHYCSTVETEQGGSA; via the coding sequence ATGCCACAGATTGTCGTCGTCATGGGCAGCGATACAGATCTGCCCGTCCTGGAGCCGGCGTTTGCCCTGCTCTGTTCCTATCCCGTCACCTGGGAAGCACGTGTCATCTCGGCGCACCGCACGCCCGAGGCCGCCCAGGAATTTGCCCGAGGCGCTCGTTCCGGCGGTGTGCAAGTCATCATAGCGGCAGCGGGCAAGGCCGCCCATCTGGCTGGCGCTCTGGCCGCATCCACGACTCTGCCGGTCATCGGCATTCCCATTAGTACGCCTGGCCTGGGAGGACTGGACGCCCTGCTCGCCACCGTGCAGATGCCGGGCGGGGTGCCAGTGGCGACGGTCGGTATCGATGGTGCAAAGAACGCAGCTCTGCTGGCGCTGCAGATCGTGGGATTGGGGGACGCGCGGGTCGCGGCACAGCTTGTGGAGGAGAAGCGGCGTCTGGCAGACGAGGTGGGCAGCAAGGACAAGGTGGTCCGTGAGCACTACTGCAGTACCGTCGAGACTGAACAGGGAGGTTCAGCATGA
- a CDS encoding phosphoribosylformylglycinamidine synthase I, which translates to MRFAVAVFPGSNCDVDAYRALHDVLGRTVAYLWHRETDLSGFDGVILPGGFSYGDYLRPGAIARFAPLMEEVVRFAGQGGMVLGICNGFQLLTEAGLLPGALLCNRDLTFICDTVPVRVENADTVFTRRCQAGQVLRLPIAHGDGNYAVDAATLAVMERRGQVILRYCAPDGTADEQHNPNGSVANIAGVINEQGNVAGMMPHPERAAAELLGGTDGLYILQSMVQELERRQNETCRC; encoded by the coding sequence ATGAGGTTTGCGGTTGCCGTCTTCCCTGGCTCCAACTGCGACGTGGACGCGTACCGTGCTCTTCATGACGTCCTTGGCAGGACTGTCGCCTATCTCTGGCACCGCGAGACGGACCTGTCCGGCTTCGACGGTGTGATCCTGCCGGGCGGCTTCTCGTACGGCGACTACCTGAGACCGGGAGCCATCGCGCGGTTCGCGCCGCTCATGGAGGAGGTTGTCCGGTTTGCCGGTCAGGGAGGCATGGTCCTGGGTATCTGCAACGGCTTCCAGCTGCTCACCGAAGCGGGGCTGCTGCCGGGCGCCTTGCTGTGCAACCGTGACCTGACCTTCATCTGTGACACCGTACCGGTGCGTGTCGAGAATGCGGACACAGTGTTCACACGCCGCTGCCAGGCTGGGCAGGTGCTCCGGCTTCCCATTGCCCATGGCGACGGCAACTATGCCGTGGACGCGGCGACGCTGGCTGTCATGGAACGGCGGGGACAGGTGATCCTCCGCTATTGCGCCCCGGATGGCACGGCGGACGAGCAGCACAACCCGAACGGCTCCGTCGCTAACATTGCGGGCGTCATCAACGAGCAGGGCAATGTGGCCGGCATGATGCCGCATCCCGAGCGGGCGGCGGCGGAGCTGCTGGGCGGGACTGACGGTCTGTACATCCTGCAGTCCATGGTCCAGGAACTCGAAAGGAGGCAGAATGAGACTTGCCGGTGCTGA
- a CDS encoding translation initiation factor IF-2 produces the protein MRQVRRMKKVRIYELAKELNLKSARMLEILAELGVPVKGVVGTIEEETATLVKEIVDKEKAASSEVKKETPKAAKATHKAAPEKEKEKPTPAPVEPVIIVEKPKAFAESVTYTAFAKQFDLKQHELNTMMLKNGIPVRECGLLDPGDANYLARILGENYVPSSEKFMKSFETRPPVVTVMGHVDHGKTTLLDFIRKSSVASREKGGITQKIGAYEVQVKGKTIIFIDTPGHEAFTSMRLKGSQVTDVVILVVAAEEGVKEQTLEALDHAKAAKVPIIVAMNKIDKPEANPERVKQQLADRGLQPDDWGGDTVFLPVSAKTGKGVDELLDMILLQAEMAGLKTRSSVEASGSVIEARVDKNIGVLTRLLVQTGTLYVGDDIRVGDCVGKIKRMTNEAGANLREAKALMPIEVMGLSELPEAGEVFHMVEDVDSCRMIIDEKRQKERLAFLAQEQKKPLTLDDLFNEEEALEKKKLTLILKADALSTLDAVKFELRKVKTKTIPLEILHEGTGGITKSDVLLASASNAVIVGFNVVPLAEALKVAATEKVQIRTYDLIFELGDSIDKMIAGLIKPVFEEIVQGRARIKDVFKITGVGAIAGCLVEDGKIIRGAKARVVRNAVVVYANSSISSLKRFKEDAKEVLKGYECGMGLQNFNDFKVDDIIETLVMEEKKP, from the coding sequence ATGAGGCAGGTGAGACGCATGAAGAAAGTACGAATCTATGAGCTCGCTAAAGAACTGAATCTGAAGTCGGCACGCATGCTGGAGATCCTGGCTGAGCTGGGAGTCCCGGTGAAAGGCGTCGTCGGCACGATCGAAGAAGAAACGGCAACCCTTGTCAAGGAGATTGTCGACAAGGAGAAGGCCGCCTCGTCGGAGGTCAAGAAAGAGACCCCGAAGGCAGCCAAGGCGACCCATAAGGCCGCACCTGAAAAGGAGAAGGAGAAACCTACGCCCGCACCGGTCGAGCCTGTCATCATTGTAGAGAAGCCCAAAGCATTTGCCGAATCTGTCACCTATACAGCTTTCGCGAAGCAGTTTGACCTCAAGCAGCACGAGCTCAACACGATGATGCTCAAGAACGGCATCCCGGTGCGCGAGTGCGGTCTGCTGGACCCCGGTGATGCCAATTACCTTGCTCGTATCCTCGGCGAGAACTATGTTCCGTCATCGGAAAAGTTCATGAAGTCGTTCGAGACACGCCCTCCTGTCGTGACAGTCATGGGCCACGTCGACCACGGCAAGACGACGTTGCTGGATTTCATCCGCAAGAGTAGCGTCGCCAGCCGCGAGAAGGGTGGTATCACCCAGAAGATCGGCGCCTACGAGGTCCAAGTCAAGGGCAAGACCATTATCTTCATCGATACTCCCGGCCACGAGGCATTCACTTCGATGCGTCTCAAGGGCTCGCAGGTTACCGACGTGGTCATCCTGGTCGTCGCCGCCGAAGAGGGTGTCAAGGAACAGACCCTCGAGGCGCTTGACCACGCGAAGGCGGCCAAGGTGCCGATCATCGTTGCCATGAACAAGATCGACAAGCCCGAGGCGAATCCCGAGCGCGTCAAGCAGCAGCTGGCGGACCGCGGTCTGCAGCCAGACGACTGGGGCGGAGACACCGTCTTCCTTCCCGTGTCGGCCAAGACCGGGAAGGGCGTGGACGAACTGCTGGATATGATCCTCCTGCAGGCGGAGATGGCAGGACTCAAGACCCGGTCCTCCGTCGAAGCGTCCGGCTCCGTCATCGAGGCACGCGTCGACAAGAACATCGGTGTCCTGACTCGCCTGCTCGTGCAAACTGGAACACTCTATGTTGGTGACGACATCCGTGTCGGAGACTGTGTCGGCAAGATCAAGCGCATGACCAACGAGGCAGGCGCGAACCTGCGCGAAGCGAAGGCACTCATGCCCATCGAGGTCATGGGCCTGTCGGAACTGCCCGAGGCCGGTGAGGTCTTCCATATGGTGGAAGACGTCGACTCGTGCCGCATGATCATCGACGAGAAGCGGCAGAAGGAGCGACTTGCGTTCCTGGCGCAGGAACAGAAGAAGCCGCTGACGCTGGATGACCTGTTCAACGAAGAAGAGGCGCTGGAGAAGAAGAAGCTCACCCTCATCCTGAAAGCCGACGCTCTTTCCACACTGGACGCCGTCAAGTTCGAGCTGAGGAAGGTCAAGACCAAAACGATTCCTCTCGAGATCCTGCACGAGGGCACAGGCGGGATCACAAAGTCCGATGTTCTGCTGGCTTCCGCCAGCAACGCCGTCATCGTTGGCTTCAACGTGGTCCCTCTGGCCGAAGCGCTCAAGGTTGCCGCGACCGAGAAGGTTCAGATCCGCACCTATGATCTTATCTTCGAACTGGGCGACTCCATCGACAAGATGATTGCCGGACTGATCAAGCCGGTCTTCGAAGAAATCGTGCAGGGTCGCGCCCGCATCAAGGACGTGTTCAAGATCACCGGTGTCGGGGCCATCGCTGGGTGTCTGGTGGAGGACGGCAAGATCATCCGGGGCGCCAAGGCCCGCGTTGTCCGCAACGCCGTCGTTGTGTATGCCAACTCCAGCATCTCCTCGCTGAAGCGCTTCAAGGAAGACGCGAAGGAAGTCCTCAAGGGCTACGAGTGCGGTATGGGCCTGCAGAACTTCAATGACTTCAAGGTCGACGACATCATCGAAACCCTGGTGATGGAGGAGAAGAAGCCATAA
- a CDS encoding amidophosphoribosyltransferase, producing the protein MRDMTGLQEECGVFGIVGGPQTRAAHATYYGLYALQHRGQESAGIAVSTANEILHHKAMGLVSEVFDEKRLATLPGTMACGHVRYSTSGRSLVVNAQPLVVRYRGGALALSHNGNLVNAPSLRATLEQEGVIFQTSIDSELFANLVARADTGNIVDAVHNAMCVVCGAYALVIMTPDTLIGVRDPDGIRPLSIGRGEDCWMLASESCAFDAVGGTLVRDVEPGEVVTLSCGGVTSHPSGLARPERLCIFEFIYFGRPDSVMGANTMYIVRKRAGSLLARQAPACADIVVPVPDSGISAAVGYAETSGIPFAEGFVKNRYVGRTFIQPEQSLRATGVDLKLSVLVDVVRGKRVVLVDDSIVRGTTILRLIRKLRTAGAAEIHLRVASPPVVCPCHFGIDTPSRGELIAASLDPAAICGRVNADSLQYLSIRGLREAVGGKGSCDACFSGEYPMEVPDEGNKLSLEQAEVAHATG; encoded by the coding sequence ATGAGAGACATGACCGGTCTGCAGGAGGAATGCGGAGTGTTTGGTATTGTCGGCGGTCCGCAGACCCGCGCCGCCCATGCCACCTACTATGGTCTCTATGCCTTGCAGCACCGGGGTCAGGAGAGTGCGGGGATCGCCGTCAGCACGGCGAACGAGATCCTTCACCACAAGGCCATGGGGCTGGTGTCGGAGGTCTTCGACGAGAAGCGTCTTGCGACACTGCCCGGGACGATGGCATGCGGACATGTCCGGTACTCGACCAGTGGACGGAGCCTGGTCGTCAATGCGCAGCCACTCGTCGTGCGTTACCGTGGCGGGGCGCTGGCCCTTTCCCACAACGGCAACCTCGTCAATGCCCCATCCCTGCGCGCAACGCTGGAGCAGGAAGGGGTCATCTTCCAGACGTCCATCGACAGCGAACTCTTCGCCAACCTGGTAGCGCGCGCCGACACGGGGAACATTGTGGACGCTGTCCACAATGCCATGTGTGTCGTATGTGGAGCTTACGCCCTGGTCATCATGACCCCGGACACGCTTATCGGCGTGCGCGATCCCGACGGTATCCGCCCCCTGAGCATCGGGCGCGGCGAAGACTGCTGGATGCTGGCCTCCGAGAGCTGCGCCTTCGACGCTGTCGGAGGGACACTCGTCCGGGACGTGGAGCCGGGCGAGGTCGTGACGTTGAGTTGCGGCGGGGTGACGAGTCACCCGTCGGGACTGGCGCGGCCGGAGCGCCTGTGCATCTTTGAGTTCATCTACTTCGGGCGTCCCGACAGCGTGATGGGGGCTAATACGATGTACATTGTGCGCAAGCGTGCGGGCAGTCTGCTGGCCCGCCAGGCGCCGGCGTGTGCCGACATTGTCGTGCCGGTGCCTGATTCAGGCATATCGGCGGCCGTAGGGTATGCCGAGACGTCAGGGATCCCCTTTGCCGAGGGGTTCGTGAAAAACAGGTACGTCGGGCGGACGTTCATCCAGCCCGAACAGTCGCTGCGGGCGACGGGGGTCGACCTCAAGCTCAGTGTCCTTGTGGATGTCGTCCGTGGCAAGCGGGTCGTGCTGGTCGACGATTCCATCGTGCGAGGGACAACCATCCTGCGGCTCATCCGGAAACTGCGTACGGCGGGGGCTGCGGAGATTCACCTGCGTGTGGCGTCTCCGCCAGTCGTGTGTCCGTGCCACTTCGGCATCGACACGCCGTCACGCGGCGAACTGATCGCCGCCAGCCTGGATCCAGCCGCGATCTGCGGGCGGGTAAACGCGGACTCGCTCCAGTACCTGAGCATCAGGGGTCTGCGGGAAGCAGTCGGGGGCAAGGGGAGCTGTGATGCATGTTTCAGCGGCGAGTATCCCATGGAGGTCCCCGACGAGGGAAACAAGTTGAGCCTTGAACAGGCGGAGGTGGCGCATGCAACGGGATAG
- a CDS encoding phosphoribosylglycinamide formyltransferase: MTRIAILASGNGTDCEAVMTAVEQGQIPDATVAVVIADRPAPGLDRARRHGVTALLIDRRACRRAAYDTALAAALAEHRVDLVVLAGYLSMVDGATVTTYRNRIINVHPSLIPAFCGHGFYGERVHQAVLDAGAKLTGVTVHFVDEGTDSGPIILQEAVDVLDTDDVATLAARVLVVEHRLLPEAVALYCSGRLSVQGRQVHIMGEGKK, translated from the coding sequence ATGACACGCATCGCCATTCTGGCGTCGGGCAACGGTACCGACTGTGAGGCGGTCATGACGGCGGTGGAACAGGGACAGATACCGGATGCCACCGTGGCTGTCGTCATTGCGGACAGGCCCGCGCCGGGGCTGGATCGGGCCCGCCGCCATGGTGTCACGGCACTGTTGATCGACAGGCGGGCATGTAGACGGGCTGCGTACGACACCGCTCTCGCAGCCGCTCTGGCGGAGCACCGGGTGGACCTCGTCGTCCTCGCGGGCTATCTGAGCATGGTGGACGGCGCGACGGTGACGACGTATCGGAACCGCATCATCAACGTCCATCCGTCGCTGATCCCAGCGTTCTGTGGACATGGTTTCTATGGAGAGCGCGTGCATCAGGCCGTGCTGGACGCCGGGGCGAAACTGACTGGGGTGACCGTGCACTTCGTCGACGAAGGAACCGACTCGGGCCCCATCATCCTGCAAGAGGCGGTGGATGTGCTCGATACGGACGACGTGGCGACATTGGCCGCGCGCGTGCTGGTCGTCGAGCACCGGCTGCTGCCAGAGGCCGTGGCACTGTACTGCAGTGGTCGACTGTCCGTTCAGGGGCGGCAGGTTCATATCATGGGGGAGGGGAAGAAATGA